TTTTCAATCAGCCCCCGGACTTCAAGACGCTTGTTTGTGTGATCACGACCGACATGGAAGTCGGCGGCGCCGTCAGCTTCAAAATGGGATTTTCGACAGGCTCACACCGATCTGGCCCAAGTCGCGATGGACGAGTTCGAGTTTCACATTGCTGCGACGCTTGGAATTTTCCTGTCTCGTCTCGCCTCGTCTCATGCCAATTCCAACTCGGCCCCATATCCGGTGTGCTAGGCTAAGCAATTCTCTTGGGCGAGGAACGTCAGATGAGGCGAAGGCAGTTCCTAACTCTCGTCGCAGGCGCGGCAGCTGCGCGGCCGATCAAAGGCAATGCACAACAACAACCGAAGAAGCGACCGATGATCGGCTTCCTCGTGGCAGGATCAGAGACGTCTCACGGGGCATGGGCGGCGGCATTCGCGAAGCGCTTGTCAGAGCTTGGATGGACAGATGGACGCAACGTCACGATCGAGTATCGATGGGCAGCCGGAGATGTACAGCAGACCACGGAATTTGCAGCCGAGTTCGCGCGACAAAAGGTCGATCTGATCGTCACGTCGGCGTACGGCGTTGTGGCCGCCAAGCAGGCAACGTCTACCATTCCCATTGTATTTGCGGCTTACGGCGATGCCGTTGGTAACGGCCTTGCTGTAAGCTTGTCTCGGCCAGGCGGAAACCTGACGGGACTTTCCATCCAGCCAGGGGAGCTTAGTAGCAAGCGTCTTGAATTGCTGAGAGAAGTTATCCCAAGCGTCCGCCGTCTCACTGCATTGGTCAATATACACTAC
This genomic stretch from Bradyrhizobium sp. CCGB12 harbors:
- a CDS encoding ABC transporter substrate-binding protein encodes the protein MRRRQFLTLVAGAAAARPIKGNAQQQPKKRPMIGFLVAGSETSHGAWAAAFAKRLSELGWTDGRNVTIEYRWAAGDVQQTTEFAAEFARQKVDLIVTSAYGVVAAKQATSTIPIVFAAYGDAVGNGLAVSLSRPGGNLTGLSIQPGELSSKRLELLREVIPSVRRLTALVNIHYAGLKHEVAGIRAASERMNIDVNIVEIATAGDIEPAMTRLAGRTDALYVYSEPLTNAHKSQIIAAANTARIPTIFGFREFVDAGGLISYGANFIDLFTRAAEFADKILRGAKAADMPIQQPVKFDLIINLKTAKILGLSISESVLTRADEVIE